The following are encoded in a window of Lacinutrix sp. WUR7 genomic DNA:
- a CDS encoding glycosyltransferase → MTNKKHIALFAAFIGFSGTERVVCRLVNELVKYYEVTLILMFDTVDLPIHKDVNVICISKKSQHYNNSSWSKLSTFLYSGFKYSKIIKENNIDISISFLIKQNIINGFTKIRNPKLTTMVSERCFPSKTYGAFGEKLVNYFYNKNNALFSNSIHINKDLQDNFGVKIPAHVLYNPIYTLEEKPDFLKNPEENKPFKIVAVGRLNPVKNYKSLMESIPLIKNAVHLNIYGAGVLEEELKSLSTTLNLNETVTFKGNSSEIDQEILKHHCLVLTSLSEGFPNVILEAMSLGVPVIATNCLSGPLELLNDNQEIQIEEGSFSKAKYGLLVNVDDNKGLAKAITYYQNNEEARKKYSALSFEKAKQYDISEIGKQTKNLIDMYLCAE, encoded by the coding sequence ATGACGAATAAAAAACACATAGCATTATTTGCTGCATTTATTGGTTTTAGCGGTACAGAACGTGTGGTTTGCAGGCTTGTAAATGAACTAGTAAAGTATTACGAAGTAACATTAATACTTATGTTTGATACTGTTGACTTACCTATACATAAAGACGTTAATGTTATTTGCATCTCTAAAAAAAGTCAGCATTATAATAATTCTTCATGGTCTAAATTAAGTACTTTTTTATATAGTGGTTTTAAATATTCAAAAATTATAAAAGAAAATAATATAGATATTAGTATTTCATTTTTAATTAAACAAAATATAATAAATGGTTTTACTAAAATAAGAAACCCCAAACTTACCACCATGGTTAGTGAACGTTGTTTCCCCTCTAAAACCTATGGTGCCTTTGGTGAAAAATTGGTGAACTATTTTTACAATAAAAACAATGCTTTATTCTCCAATTCTATTCATATAAATAAAGATTTACAGGATAATTTTGGTGTAAAGATACCAGCTCACGTACTTTACAATCCTATTTACACACTAGAAGAAAAACCTGATTTCCTTAAAAATCCAGAAGAAAATAAACCTTTTAAAATTGTTGCTGTAGGAAGATTAAACCCTGTTAAAAACTATAAGAGTTTAATGGAAAGTATACCGCTTATAAAAAATGCTGTACATTTAAATATATATGGCGCAGGTGTGTTAGAAGAAGAATTAAAATCCCTTTCAACTACTTTAAACCTTAATGAAACCGTTACTTTTAAAGGAAACAGCAGCGAAATAGATCAAGAAATACTAAAACACCATTGTTTGGTATTAACTTCTCTTTCTGAAGGATTTCCAAACGTTATTTTGGAAGCCATGTCACTTGGAGTTCCTGTAATTGCAACCAATTGCTTATCTGGTCCTTTAGAACTTCTAAATGACAACCAAGAAATACAAATAGAAGAAGGAAGCTTTTCTAAAGCAAAATACGGACTATTAGTAAATGTAGATGACAACAAAGGATTAGCCAAAGCAATTACCTATTATCAAAACAATGAAGAAGCGCGTAAAAAGTATAGCGCTTTGAGTTTTGAAAAAGCAAAACAATACGATATTTCTGAAATAGGAAAGCAAACAAAAAATTTAATAGATATGTATTTATGTGCGGAATAA